Within the Maribacter sp. BPC-D8 genome, the region CTATAAAGGAAAATTTATGGTTGAATCCTGGTGTTATTGGTATGCCAGCAAATGATGGCACTACCCGAGTTTGGTATATGATATTGGATACTGAAGATGGTGAAGTAACCTATAAACATCATTCATTCGAATATGATGCCGAAACCGCACAAAAATTAATGTACAAAAATCACTTGCCCGAAGCCTATGGCGATACGCTTACTTCTGGCATTTGGGACAATATGGAAATACTCCCTGAAATCGAAAAAATGGGACAGGGAATTCCGATTCATTTTAACCAAGAACAAAAAGATTCAATAAAACCTAAAACACAAAAAAAGATGGCAAATACGTACTACGACCCAGCAGATTTAAGAAAATTCGGTAAAATAACAGAGTGGAGCGAAGAGCTTGGAACAAAATTTTTCGATTATTATGGTAAGGTTTTCGAAGAAGGCGCACTAAGTGCTAGAGAAAAGTCTCTAATTGCTTTAGCTGTCTCTCATGTAGTTAAGTGTCCGTATTGCATTGATGCCTATACCAAAGACGGATTGCAAAAAGGGATTACGAAAGAAGAGATGATGGAAGCAGTACATGTGGGCGCCGCCATAGAAAGCGGTGCAACATTAGTGCATGGTGTACAGATGATGAATAAGTATAACAAATTGTCAATGTAAATTTCGTTGTTCGTTGATGGTTGTTCCTAGCAGCTTTCTTCAATAATCAATAACTTGAAATTAAAGTTAGTTTATAAAAATATTGCAAATGGAATGCTCTTCATGAACATCCATTATTAAGAAAAAGAAATAAAAT harbors:
- a CDS encoding arsenosugar biosynthesis-associated peroxidase-like protein, translated to MANTYYDPADLRKFGKITEWSEELGTKFFDYYGKVFEEGALSAREKSLIALAVSHVVKCPYCIDAYTKDGLQKGITKEEMMEAVHVGAAIESGATLVHGVQMMNKYNKLSM